The region TCTGGCCATATTGCTTTATTCGTGCCCACAGGCTGTGGTTGAAGTGAACATAAAGAGCCCAGTCCAGACTGTTCCAGACTCGGGCCTGTGCAGTTAGCTGCCTGTCCTCAGCAGTCAGTCCACCATTGCTGGCAACACTTCTGCCCTGCTGACTTCCAGCCTGGGCATTGTGCATGAAGCCCACCACATCATCTAAACCCCAGCACAGGGCATCTGCCAGCAGAACCAAAGATTCATCAAAGTACTCGGCCACCAGAACCAAATCAAAGACAGAGTCCAGCCAGGCCAGACTCCACTGGATGAGGGAAGAAGACCCCAAATCTAAAGCAGCAGGGCTGGACAGCTGGCTGCGACCATCAACAGCAGTGGGAGCAGGATGGAAGAGAGTATTGGGATCCAGGGTGTGGGCTCGAGGGCCAGTGCCAGAAGGCAGGACATGCAGCTCTCGGGGGTTGGGATCTTTGGGAAGATGAGGATATCCTCTCTTGGTCCTCATctctggggggaaggggaggccaAAGTCAAACCATAGCAAGTTGCGTGCATAGTGGTCTCCACGGGCCCCAGGTCGGTAGAAGACTCGAGGATTAGCTAGGAAGGCAGCCAAGGAAGGCGCCTTGCGGAAGGCCGATGAGGTGGATTTATAGTAGGAAAAGGCAGAGCGGGCCAGAGCCGCTGGGTCTCGGACAATGGAAAAGAAGAAGCTGTCAGAAGGCATGACCTGAA is a window of Desmodus rotundus isolate HL8 chromosome 1, HLdesRot8A.1, whole genome shotgun sequence DNA encoding:
- the GAL3ST4 gene encoding galactose-3-O-sulfotransferase 4 isoform X2 gives rise to the protein MRLWGPRSLGVALGVFMTIGFALQFWGGPFQRRLPGLQLRQTWVPPPGPAVPSCPPRQRLVFLKTHKSGSSSVLSLLHRYGDRHGLRFALPARYQFGYPRLFQASLVKGYHPQGGGTQPPFHILCHHMRFNLKEVLQVMPSDSFFFSIVRDPAALARSAFSYYKSTSSAFRKAPSLAAFLANPRVFYRPGARGDHYARNLLWFDFGLPFPPEMRTKRGYPHLPKDPNPRELHVLPSGTGPRAHTLDPNTLFHPAPTAVDGRSQLSSPAALDLGSSSLIQWSLAWLDSVFDLVLVAEYFDESLVLLADALCWGLDDVVGFMHNAQAGSQQGRSVASNGGLTAEDRQLTAQARVWNSLDWALYVHFNHSLWARIKQYGQSRLESAVAELRARREALAKHCLAGGEALDPKYITDRRFRPFQFGSSKVLGYALRSGLSLQDREECERLATPELQYKDKLDAKQFPPTVSLPLKTSRLLSP